One Danio aesculapii chromosome 13, fDanAes4.1, whole genome shotgun sequence DNA window includes the following coding sequences:
- the gpr75 gene encoding probable G-protein coupled receptor 75 has product MCTMNSTAWPLDLAEFAKPRGFNSSQSQSASAGGWALIHTATLASCSLLLVLIFCLGSYGNLVVFLSFFDPAFRKFRTNFDFMILNLSFCDLFICCVTAPMFALVLFLDAGDNNGGVSKGFCFAFHLTSSGFIIMSLETVAVIALHRLRMVLGQQPNRTASFPCTLALTALLWTSSFTLAALVTLRAYPRSSGPCLPHFGLTGNKAKVVLYVYIADFAFCVGVVSISYLMIAQALRKNAQVRKCPIITVDATRPPASHPPLIAAGFEGMQCTVQVPSLYRNQTYNKLQHVQTHPFTRRINQPLVPGAATGATCCQLVTSVNLATAKDSKAVVTCVVIVISVLLCCLPLGISLAQDMVSPESSFIHYQFELCGFALIFLKSGINPFVYSRNSAGLRRRVLCCLQWLTLGFLCCKHKTRLHAMGKGSLEVNRNKSSHHETNSAYMLSPKPQRRLVDQACGPSHSRDSMPSPCATAGRKPRPPSTSTPINTRIEPYYSIYNSSPSAGPSSPNSLQPVNSQTTPFAKSYVAMHYHIHQETLQDFDSTSAHQIPIPSV; this is encoded by the coding sequence ATGTGTACCATGAACAGCACTGCCTGGCCTTTGGACCTGGCTGAGTTTGCAAAACCTCGGGGCTTCAACAGCTCCCAGAGCCAGTCTGCTTCGGCAGGGGGCTGGGCCTTGATCCACACAGCCACCCTGGCCTCATGCTCCCTTCTTTTGGTCCTTATTTTTTGCCTTGGCTCTTATGGAAATTTAGTGGTCTTCTTGTCCTTCTTTGACCCGGCGTTCCGCAAGTTCCGCACCAACTTTGACTTCATGATCCTTAACCTTTCCTTCTGTGACCTGTTCATCTGCTGTGTCACTGCTCCCATGTTTGCACTGGTGCTCTTTCTGGACGCTGGAGACAATAATGGTGGAGTGTCCAAGGGCTTCTGCTTTGCCTTCCACCTCACGAGCTCGGGCTTCATTATTATGTCCCTTGAGACAGTGGCTGTGATCGCCCTACATCGCCTCCGAATGGTTTTGGGTCAGCAACCCAACCGTACAGCTTCATTCCCCTGTACTCTGGCGCTCACGGCACTGTTATGGACATCCAGTTTTACACTGGCGGCTTTGGTCACTTTGCGAGCGTATCCCAGAAGCTCCGGACCTTGCTTGCCCCACTTTGGTCTTACCGGCAACAAGGCCAAAGTAGTACTGTATGTATACATTGCAGACTTTGCTTTCTGTGTAGGTGTGGTGTCCATCTCTTATCTTATGATCGCTCAGGCATTGAGGAAGAACGCGCAGGTACGCAAGTGTCCCATTATTACAGTGGATGCAACACGTCCACCTGCCTCTCATCCACCACTAATTGCTGCTGGGTTTGAGGGTATGCAGTGTACAGTGCAAGTGCCCTCACTATATCGCAACCAAACCTACAACAAGCTCCAGCACGTCCAGACACACCCCTTCACCAGAAGAATCAACCAGCCCCTTGTCCCCGGGGCCGCCACTGGTGCTACCTGTTGCCAGTTGGTCACCTCTGTTAACTTGGCCACGGCCAAGGATTCAAAGGCTGTAGTGACTTGTGTAGTGATTGTTATCTCCGTGTTGTTGTGTTGTCTACCATTAGGTATATCTTTAGCACAGGATATGGTGTCACCAGAGAGTAGCTTCATCCACTACCAGTTTGAGCTCTGTGGGTTTGCCCTGATCTTCTTGAAGTCTGGAATCAACCCGTTTGTTTATTCGCGCAACAGCGCAGGTCTCCGTCGCCGTGTGCTCTGCTGCCTCCAGTGGTTGACCTTGGGCTTCTTGTGCTGCAAGCACAAAACACGGCTGCACGCGATGGGCAAGGGAAGTCTGGAAGTCAACCGCAACAAGTCCTCCCACCACGAGACTAACTCTGCTTACATGCTCTCACCGAAGCCCCAGAGGAGGCTGGTGGACCAGGCTTGTGGTCCCAGTcactctcgggacagcatgcctagTCCATGTGCCACTGCTGGACGCAAACCCCGGCCCCCGAGCACATCTACACCCATCAACACTCGCATAGAGCCCTACTACAGCATCTATAACAGCAGTCCGTCAGCAGGGCCGAGCTCCCCCAACAGCCTTCAGCCGGTCAACTCTCAAACCACACCATTTGCCAAAAGCTACGTGGCTATGCACTACCACATCCACCAGGAGACGCTGCAGGACTTTGACAGTACCTCTGCCCATCAGATCCCCATTCCATCAGTCTGA